In Polynucleobacter sp. es-EL-1, the following are encoded in one genomic region:
- a CDS encoding cbb3-type cytochrome c oxidase subunit 3: MEQIAPYLSAFSTVIGLVVFIGIVWWAWSPGRKKANEESAELPFDLPDEFSKDKS; the protein is encoded by the coding sequence ATGGAACAGATCGCCCCCTATCTCTCCGCATTTTCAACAGTCATTGGATTGGTTGTTTTTATTGGGATTGTTTGGTGGGCTTGGTCTCCAGGTAGAAAGAAGGCTAATGAAGAATCTGCCGAACTTCCATTTGATCTTCCGGATGAATTTAGCAAGGACAAATCATGA
- the ccoO gene encoding cytochrome-c oxidase, cbb3-type subunit II — protein MSSENKFFSHGTLEKNVGWLIIATILVVSIAGLVQIVPLFFQHTTTEPSPGIEPYTALRLAGRDVYQREGCVGCHSQQIRTLRSEVERYGPYSLAGESVYDHPFLWGSKRTGPDLARVGARYSDDWHRIHLRNPRDVVPESNMPGYPWLAKNAAETSSIQAHMVAMRRLGIPYTDEMIANAPKELEGKTEEDALIAYLQGLGISRRYITVDEVVAK, from the coding sequence ATGTCTAGCGAAAATAAATTCTTTTCCCATGGAACGCTTGAGAAGAACGTTGGCTGGTTAATCATTGCTACGATTTTGGTAGTGTCGATTGCTGGTTTGGTGCAGATTGTGCCCTTATTCTTCCAGCACACTACTACTGAACCAAGCCCTGGTATTGAGCCATACACCGCCTTGCGTTTAGCCGGCAGAGATGTATACCAGCGCGAGGGTTGTGTTGGTTGCCACTCTCAGCAGATTCGTACCTTGCGCTCTGAAGTAGAGCGTTATGGCCCTTACTCTTTGGCTGGTGAGTCTGTATATGACCACCCATTCTTGTGGGGCAGCAAACGTACTGGCCCGGATCTAGCCCGTGTTGGTGCTCGTTACTCCGATGATTGGCATCGTATTCATTTGCGCAATCCTCGCGATGTAGTTCCTGAGTCTAATATGCCTGGCTATCCATGGTTAGCAAAAAATGCTGCTGAAACTTCATCGATTCAAGCCCATATGGTTGCAATGCGTCGTTTAGGTATTCCATACACTGATGAAATGATTGCTAATGCTCCTAAAGAGCTAGAAGGTAAAACGGAAGAGGATGCTTTGATTGCTTACCTCCAAGGTTTAGGCATCTCTCGTCGTTACATCACCGTAGACGAAGTAGTAGCAAAGTAA
- the ccoN gene encoding cytochrome-c oxidase, cbb3-type subunit I, with protein MGLTVGNNQDTFNYKVVSQFAIVTVLWGIVGMLVGVVLAAQLIWPDITLNIPWLSYGRLRPLHTNAVIFAFGGSALFATSYYIVQRTSQARLFCDKLAAFTFWGWQLVIVLAAITLPLGYSTSKEYAELEWPIDVLITLVWVAYAVVFFGTIMKRKTKHIYVSNWFFGAYILTIAILHIFNNLEMPATLWKSYSAYAGVQDAMVQWWYGHNAVGFFLTTSFLGMMYYFIPKQADRPIYSYRLSIVHFWALNFTYMWAGPHHLQHTSLPDWTQSLGTVFSLILLAPSWGGMINGIMTLSGAWYKLRQDPILKFLVVALSFYGMSTFEGSMMSIKTVNSLSHYTDWTIGHVHSGALGWVAMITIGSLYYLIPRLVGQKEMYNVRWIELHFWIATIGVVLYIAAMWIAGVMQGLMWRAFEADGTLTYSFVESVKATYPFYVIRLLGGLCYLSGMFLMAYNVFKTVQGKTFVNAPIPMAVAEH; from the coding sequence ATGGGACTTACCGTGGGGAACAATCAAGATACCTTCAATTACAAGGTAGTCAGTCAGTTTGCCATTGTCACCGTACTTTGGGGAATTGTCGGTATGTTAGTTGGGGTAGTGCTAGCTGCTCAGCTCATCTGGCCTGATATCACCTTAAATATTCCATGGTTAAGTTATGGTCGCTTGCGTCCACTGCACACCAATGCGGTGATTTTTGCCTTTGGTGGCTCGGCGTTGTTTGCGACCTCTTACTACATCGTGCAGCGTACTAGTCAAGCAAGACTCTTTTGTGACAAATTAGCGGCATTTACGTTTTGGGGCTGGCAACTGGTAATTGTTTTAGCTGCAATCACTTTGCCGCTGGGTTACTCCACTTCTAAAGAGTACGCTGAATTAGAGTGGCCAATTGACGTGCTCATTACCCTGGTTTGGGTTGCCTATGCAGTGGTGTTCTTCGGCACCATCATGAAGCGTAAGACGAAACATATTTATGTATCGAACTGGTTCTTCGGTGCGTACATCTTGACTATTGCTATTTTGCATATCTTCAATAACCTGGAGATGCCAGCAACGTTGTGGAAATCCTATTCTGCTTATGCTGGTGTACAAGACGCGATGGTGCAGTGGTGGTATGGTCACAATGCAGTTGGCTTCTTCTTGACCACAAGCTTCTTGGGCATGATGTACTACTTCATCCCTAAGCAGGCTGATCGCCCGATCTATTCCTATCGCTTATCGATTGTTCACTTTTGGGCTTTGAACTTCACTTATATGTGGGCAGGTCCTCATCACTTGCAACACACTTCATTACCTGACTGGACTCAATCTTTAGGTACCGTGTTCTCATTGATTTTGTTGGCACCTTCTTGGGGCGGCATGATCAACGGCATTATGACTTTGTCAGGTGCTTGGTACAAATTGCGTCAAGATCCTATTCTGAAATTCTTGGTAGTGGCACTTTCTTTCTACGGTATGTCTACCTTTGAAGGTTCCATGATGTCTATTAAGACTGTGAATAGCTTGTCACATTACACAGACTGGACTATTGGTCACGTGCACTCAGGCGCTTTAGGTTGGGTTGCAATGATTACGATCGGCTCGCTGTACTACTTGATTCCACGTTTAGTGGGACAGAAAGAAATGTATAACGTGCGCTGGATTGAACTGCACTTCTGGATTGCTACGATTGGTGTTGTTCTCTACATCGCTGCAATGTGGATTGCTGGCGTAATGCAAGGTCTCATGTGGAGAGCATTCGAAGCCGATGGTACTTTGACTTACAGCTTCGTTGAGTCAGTTAAAGCAACCTATCCGTTCTATGTAATTCGTTTATTGGGTGGCCTGTGCTATCTCAGCGGTATGTTCTTGATGGCCTATAACGTCTTCAAAACAGTCCAAGGTAAAACTTTTGTCAATGCGCCGATTCCAATGGCCGTGGCTGAACACTAA
- the ccoS gene encoding cbb3-type cytochrome oxidase assembly protein CcoS, which produces MESLYLLIPISLILVGLLAWILYWSVKAGQFDDLEGPGEAILMDDDTPNTKNVSKHSEK; this is translated from the coding sequence ATGGAGAGTCTATACCTTTTAATACCCATATCGCTTATTTTGGTCGGGCTACTGGCTTGGATTTTGTATTGGTCAGTGAAAGCAGGTCAATTTGATGATTTGGAGGGTCCTGGGGAGGCGATTTTGATGGATGATGACACCCCAAATACTAAAAATGTTAGTAAGCACTCTGAAAAATAG
- a CDS encoding heavy metal translocating P-type ATPase, whose amino-acid sequence MSSSDKTNPPSNSCYHCGSFILPGDSYELVLGGEVRKFCCAGCMAVAQTIHGEGLEVFYARRAQSSDKPAAYLASNEIPESLAPYDDPSLLGRYTRPSGEEGHLETTLRLEKIRCAACVWLCEQHLRRIPGVKDVQINYVSQKVKAEFAPEQTSLARLLFEVERIGYEAWPFEPSLSIEKSKKERRQLLTRLGVAMLGMMQVMMYAWPSYVGNSDITVEYDLLLGWTSWVLTVPVMVYSAGPIFQAAWRSVMSFRQTHMLGMDVPIALALALAFSAGTINLFMGSGEGYFDSITMFVAFILAARYVELLARQDAQGGAEALAKQLPATCERVLHYPASEQVEIVPVVNCNPGEVLRVPPGDVVPADGVLIEHESALDESLLTGESKPVDKKVGDRLYAGTHNILNPLLMRIEAVGQATRIAGIASLLDQALQAKPLMVSLAEKWAGYFVGFLLVVAFLSSAIWWYVDPARAWTVLVSVLVASCPCALSLAVPTAMAAAQGAVTKLGLLIVRGHVLEGLVKATDLVLDKTGTLTIGQPELTEIRIVRSGFSREKVLGLAAAMEAGQKHPLALSLLRAAQAENISAHDLVEPISNQLGKGLSSGTYRLGSASWLGILQGSHDANAGQYGQVHLADDQGLIASFVSLDTPRAGLENLLSAAKTRKITVHLVSGDDPATVAWWAQAMGITVFQGGCSPEDKYHYIESLQQEGRFVWAIGDGINDAPLLARADVSVAVGAGAPLATAGADAILTSSSLSPLAKALLLADKTQLIIKENLIWALVYNLLAIPAAMMGWVNPWVAGIGMSLSSLAVTLNAWRLRKA is encoded by the coding sequence ATGAGTTCAAGCGATAAAACCAATCCTCCAAGCAATAGCTGCTATCACTGTGGCAGCTTTATATTGCCAGGTGATTCCTATGAACTTGTTTTGGGCGGTGAGGTACGCAAATTTTGTTGCGCTGGTTGCATGGCAGTTGCGCAAACTATTCATGGAGAAGGTCTAGAAGTTTTCTATGCGCGCCGTGCACAATCAAGCGATAAGCCCGCTGCCTATCTTGCCTCAAATGAAATCCCTGAAAGCCTAGCGCCTTATGATGACCCCTCTTTATTGGGTCGTTACACACGTCCCAGCGGTGAAGAAGGGCATTTAGAAACTACGCTTCGTCTAGAAAAGATCCGATGTGCTGCTTGCGTCTGGTTGTGTGAACAACACCTTCGCCGGATACCGGGCGTTAAAGATGTGCAAATTAATTACGTGAGTCAAAAAGTCAAAGCTGAATTTGCTCCAGAGCAAACCAGTTTAGCCCGTTTGCTTTTTGAGGTGGAAAGAATTGGTTATGAGGCGTGGCCCTTTGAGCCCTCCCTATCAATTGAGAAATCAAAAAAAGAGCGACGTCAATTACTGACGAGATTGGGCGTAGCGATGCTTGGCATGATGCAAGTGATGATGTATGCATGGCCAAGTTACGTGGGAAATAGTGACATCACTGTTGAGTATGATTTGTTGTTGGGGTGGACTAGCTGGGTCTTGACGGTTCCAGTCATGGTGTATTCCGCAGGGCCTATTTTTCAGGCTGCATGGCGAAGCGTCATGTCGTTTCGTCAAACACATATGTTGGGAATGGATGTTCCCATTGCATTAGCTTTAGCGCTGGCATTTTCAGCCGGAACAATTAATTTATTCATGGGATCTGGTGAAGGTTACTTTGATTCCATCACTATGTTTGTCGCTTTTATCTTGGCTGCACGTTATGTGGAGCTATTAGCTAGGCAGGATGCCCAAGGCGGTGCAGAGGCTTTAGCAAAACAACTGCCAGCAACTTGTGAGCGTGTATTACATTACCCAGCCTCAGAGCAGGTCGAGATTGTGCCGGTAGTGAACTGTAATCCTGGTGAGGTGCTGCGAGTCCCTCCTGGTGATGTCGTCCCGGCTGATGGCGTTTTGATTGAGCATGAAAGTGCCTTAGATGAATCTCTTTTGACGGGTGAGTCTAAGCCAGTAGATAAAAAAGTGGGCGATCGTCTTTATGCGGGGACTCACAATATCCTCAATCCACTACTGATGAGAATTGAAGCGGTTGGTCAAGCCACACGTATCGCAGGTATTGCCTCCTTGTTAGATCAGGCTTTGCAAGCAAAGCCTTTGATGGTTAGTCTTGCCGAGAAATGGGCTGGCTATTTTGTAGGCTTCTTATTGGTGGTTGCTTTTCTTTCTTCTGCAATTTGGTGGTACGTAGATCCAGCTAGAGCTTGGACAGTATTGGTCTCCGTGTTAGTGGCCAGTTGTCCTTGCGCCTTGTCCTTAGCAGTACCAACTGCGATGGCAGCTGCTCAAGGTGCAGTAACTAAACTTGGTCTATTGATTGTGCGCGGCCATGTTTTAGAGGGTCTGGTTAAAGCGACAGATTTAGTCTTGGATAAAACAGGCACTCTGACGATTGGTCAGCCAGAGCTTACTGAAATTCGCATTGTTCGATCCGGGTTTTCTCGAGAAAAGGTATTGGGTTTAGCAGCAGCCATGGAGGCAGGGCAAAAGCATCCTTTAGCACTCTCTTTGCTGCGTGCTGCCCAAGCTGAAAACATTAGCGCGCATGACTTAGTAGAGCCCATTTCAAATCAATTAGGCAAAGGTTTAAGTTCGGGCACTTATCGCTTGGGAAGTGCCAGTTGGCTTGGGATTTTGCAAGGCAGTCACGATGCAAATGCTGGGCAGTATGGTCAAGTGCATTTAGCGGATGACCAAGGTTTAATAGCAAGTTTTGTTTCCCTAGATACTCCTAGAGCTGGTTTAGAGAATTTATTGTCAGCGGCTAAAACTAGGAAGATCACCGTTCATTTGGTTTCTGGGGACGATCCAGCGACAGTTGCCTGGTGGGCTCAAGCAATGGGCATTACAGTTTTTCAGGGTGGGTGCTCGCCAGAAGATAAATATCACTACATTGAGAGTCTGCAGCAAGAAGGGCGCTTTGTCTGGGCAATTGGCGATGGCATTAACGATGCTCCACTATTAGCAAGAGCAGATGTTTCAGTTGCTGTAGGGGCGGGTGCGCCTTTGGCAACGGCGGGGGCGGATGCTATTTTGACTTCCAGCTCCCTGTCTCCTTTAGCTAAAGCCTTGTTATTGGCTGATAAGACCCAATTGATTATTAAGGAAAATCTCATTTGGGCGCTTGTCTACAACCTGCTGGCCATTCCAGCGGCCATGATGGGATGGGTAAATCCTTGGGTGGCCGGAATCGGCATGTCTTTATCTTCCCTGGCTGTCACTTTAAATGCCTGGCGACTAAGAAAGGCCTAG
- a CDS encoding MFS transporter — protein MRFKPTGYTPLMLMAQTCALLGFACYAVVLTTLQDEWYLSNLQSGLIASAFFFGYMLTVPLATALTDRVDAKKVYIAGGLSATLGLLGMSLFAYNFWSALIFMALNGAGLAGTYMPGLKILSDRIKTGELTRHIAFYTAFFGIGTGFSYLCSGWLLSALGWRYVFGFIALGPFTALMIVLVFIPALAHEKWHGPLHIRLRDIFPVDKWRLVLQDKTASGFIFGYTVHSIELFASRSWIVAFFGFCAVVSGEPFWLMATTLAGLINFFGVPASILGNEVALKVGRQNWIFFVMITSALFGVALALSTGQSWWLIIVLAIGHTIFIMADSATLTAGLVMSAQENIKGAAMGLHSLMGFGGGLLGPAIFGYVMDLTGSRETQMSWVWAYAAVVIWGVLFVLYERRRGWANKSSR, from the coding sequence ATGCGTTTTAAACCTACTGGCTATACACCCCTCATGCTCATGGCGCAGACTTGCGCACTATTGGGGTTTGCATGTTACGCCGTTGTATTGACCACCTTACAAGATGAGTGGTACCTAAGCAATTTGCAATCGGGCCTGATTGCGAGCGCCTTCTTCTTTGGTTATATGCTGACTGTCCCCTTGGCAACCGCGCTGACTGATCGCGTGGATGCCAAAAAAGTCTATATTGCCGGAGGTTTATCAGCCACTTTGGGGCTTTTAGGTATGAGCCTTTTTGCCTACAACTTTTGGAGCGCTTTAATCTTTATGGCTTTAAATGGGGCGGGCTTAGCGGGAACCTATATGCCGGGATTAAAAATTCTCTCCGATCGCATTAAGACTGGTGAGCTAACAAGGCATATTGCTTTTTACACAGCATTCTTTGGTATAGGTACAGGCTTTTCCTATTTGTGTTCGGGCTGGCTTTTAAGTGCTCTAGGTTGGCGCTATGTATTTGGCTTCATTGCTTTGGGACCATTTACAGCTTTAATGATTGTGCTCGTATTTATCCCAGCCTTAGCACATGAGAAATGGCATGGCCCCCTTCATATTCGATTACGTGATATTTTTCCTGTAGATAAGTGGCGTTTAGTTTTGCAAGATAAAACTGCCTCTGGATTTATTTTTGGCTATACCGTTCACTCTATTGAGTTATTTGCATCACGTAGTTGGATCGTCGCTTTTTTTGGATTTTGTGCTGTTGTCTCAGGAGAACCTTTTTGGTTAATGGCAACGACTTTAGCGGGCTTAATTAATTTCTTTGGGGTGCCGGCATCCATTCTGGGTAATGAAGTTGCTCTGAAGGTTGGCCGTCAAAATTGGATATTTTTTGTGATGATTACTAGCGCGCTCTTTGGAGTCGCTCTGGCTTTATCTACTGGCCAGTCTTGGTGGCTCATTATTGTTTTAGCAATAGGCCATACGATTTTTATCATGGCTGACTCAGCTACTTTGACTGCAGGTTTAGTGATGAGTGCGCAAGAAAATATCAAAGGGGCGGCAATGGGCTTGCACTCTTTAATGGGCTTTGGCGGAGGTCTTTTGGGACCAGCCATTTTTGGTTATGTAATGGATCTCACTGGCTCGCGGGAAACCCAAATGTCTTGGGTATGGGCTTATGCTGCCGTTGTCATATGGGGTGTTCTCTTTGTTCTTTATGAGCGTCGTCGAGGTTGGGCGAATAAATCATCAAGGTAG
- a CDS encoding 2OG-Fe dioxygenase family protein: protein MTLPSLTPSLTPAIEVSQSLKQKGFAVISAEDVAQISGVPLGQLMDLIPFWDDLPRDPYLKDGGRYRFRRHSSYEIERESLNMVPHRAHWQSVDYNALHGGIERWFEPSQLALTNNAAWQALLLGLGRLLSGLKPVKTWFVEAHQFRIDTTDGIGRPTPEGAHRDGVDFVAVFLLNRVGIKGGETRIFEASGSAGLRFTLSQPWSLLLMNDESMIHESTPIQPIGSYGYRDTLVLTFRSNGFQDSPQRSQQ, encoded by the coding sequence ATGACACTCCCAAGCTTAACGCCATCCCTCACTCCTGCTATTGAAGTATCGCAATCCTTAAAACAAAAAGGATTTGCTGTGATTTCAGCGGAAGATGTTGCGCAGATATCTGGAGTGCCTCTTGGGCAGCTGATGGATCTCATTCCTTTTTGGGATGACCTTCCCCGTGATCCCTATCTTAAGGATGGGGGAAGGTATCGCTTTCGTCGGCATTCTAGCTACGAAATAGAGCGTGAATCCTTGAATATGGTTCCTCACCGCGCACATTGGCAATCGGTTGATTACAACGCTCTGCATGGTGGAATTGAGCGTTGGTTTGAGCCTTCCCAGCTTGCGCTGACTAACAATGCCGCTTGGCAGGCACTCTTATTAGGCCTTGGACGTCTTTTGAGTGGGCTCAAGCCAGTGAAGACTTGGTTTGTAGAAGCGCACCAATTTCGGATTGATACCACCGATGGTATCGGGCGCCCAACGCCTGAGGGGGCTCATCGCGATGGCGTAGATTTTGTTGCTGTCTTTTTGTTAAACCGTGTTGGTATTAAGGGCGGTGAAACTCGTATTTTTGAGGCGAGTGGTTCTGCTGGTTTGAGATTTACCTTGTCCCAACCTTGGTCTTTGCTCCTCATGAATGATGAAAGCATGATTCATGAATCTACTCCAATACAGCCGATTGGCTCGTATGGGTATCGGGATACTCTGGTCTTGACGTTTAGGTCTAATGGGTTTCAGGATTCGCCCCAGCGCAGTCAACAGTAG
- a CDS encoding TAXI family TRAP transporter solute-binding subunit, protein MRKLIYNPLAIAVAFLAVVAILFATLWILIPPPPRSIELATGFPTGLYQVFGEKLQSELAEEGVSLKLRTTGGSAENLALLSDPHSGVDFAIVQGGVADIAKHPHLVSLAGLFYEPVWVWYRESAFKSDGGKLGLLSQLKGKRVSVGNEGSGTFALSSELLKVTGLKAGDLITEKLKPIEALEKFRKGELDAVFLVSAPEAPIVRDFYQTPGIRLMNFEQADAYGNLFPYLSKVTIPRGIVSIEHDVPKQNIDVLAATATLVGKDNISPALVTLLLGDTYDILKSYTYLQRPGEFPSGVGLDFPLQVDAEIYMKDGPSFLHRYLPFWTAVWTGRFIKIVIPLLVIFLPLLTYISATKNLLLRLKLSQVYEELKVIEKNAHNPALKEKNFKELAAIERRVGNIKVSLLDAKELYDLKGHVGDVRNRLNLVDS, encoded by the coding sequence ATGCGTAAACTGATCTACAACCCGCTCGCTATTGCAGTTGCCTTTTTGGCCGTAGTAGCCATCTTGTTTGCTACGCTTTGGATTTTGATTCCCCCTCCACCGAGATCAATTGAGTTAGCAACAGGCTTTCCGACAGGTCTATATCAGGTGTTTGGAGAGAAGCTTCAGAGCGAACTTGCAGAAGAGGGCGTTTCCCTAAAGCTGAGAACGACGGGTGGATCTGCTGAGAACTTAGCTCTATTGAGTGATCCACATTCAGGCGTTGACTTTGCCATAGTGCAGGGTGGTGTTGCTGATATCGCTAAACATCCTCACCTTGTCTCACTAGCAGGTCTCTTTTATGAGCCGGTATGGGTTTGGTATCGAGAGTCTGCATTTAAGAGTGATGGCGGTAAGCTGGGTTTATTAAGTCAGTTAAAGGGGAAGCGTGTATCGGTTGGTAATGAAGGTAGTGGAACCTTTGCCTTGAGCTCTGAGCTGCTCAAGGTAACTGGTTTGAAAGCCGGGGATCTCATTACCGAGAAATTAAAACCAATAGAGGCTCTAGAGAAATTCAGGAAAGGGGAGTTGGATGCTGTTTTCTTGGTAAGTGCACCTGAGGCCCCAATTGTGCGAGATTTCTATCAAACTCCTGGTATTCGTTTAATGAACTTTGAGCAAGCTGATGCCTATGGAAACTTATTTCCTTATCTTTCCAAAGTAACTATTCCACGAGGTATCGTGAGTATTGAGCATGATGTCCCAAAGCAAAACATAGATGTACTTGCTGCAACTGCCACGCTTGTAGGTAAGGACAACATTAGTCCCGCCCTAGTTACCTTATTGCTAGGTGATACATACGATATTTTGAAGTCTTACACTTATCTTCAGCGACCTGGAGAGTTTCCATCAGGTGTTGGTCTAGATTTTCCCTTGCAAGTAGATGCAGAAATTTACATGAAAGATGGACCATCTTTCTTGCATCGATATTTACCATTTTGGACAGCTGTTTGGACTGGTCGCTTCATTAAGATTGTTATCCCATTGTTAGTCATCTTCCTGCCTTTGCTGACTTACATTTCGGCGACGAAAAATTTATTGCTACGCTTAAAGTTATCTCAGGTGTATGAAGAGCTCAAAGTCATTGAGAAAAATGCACACAATCCCGCTCTTAAGGAGAAAAACTTTAAGGAACTAGCTGCGATTGAGAGAAGGGTAGGCAATATCAAAGTTTCTTTACTGGATGCTAAAGAGCTCTATGACTTAAAGGGGCACGTAGGTGATGTGCGTAACCGCTTAAATTTGGTAGATAGCTAA
- a CDS encoding SDR family oxidoreductase: MSSTTKKVALVTGAGTGIGKAAAKALLQGGFAVVLTGRNQDKLDRAVHDIGGTNENCLALTCDVGVPAQVKELFSAIKNRFGRIDVLFNNAGMGAPAIPMEELSYEQWMNVVNANLSGAFLCSQEAIRMMKAQSPQGGRIINNGSISAHAPRPMSAPYTATKHAITGLTKVISLDGRPFNITCGQIDIGNAGTEMTIPMAAGIMQADGSKKAEPLMDVDHVGQAVLHMAQLPLESNILSMTIMASKMPFVGRG; the protein is encoded by the coding sequence ATGAGCTCAACAACTAAAAAAGTAGCCCTCGTTACTGGAGCTGGCACTGGAATTGGTAAAGCTGCTGCAAAAGCATTGCTTCAAGGGGGCTTTGCTGTAGTGCTTACCGGCAGGAATCAAGATAAGCTTGATCGAGCAGTGCATGACATTGGCGGGACTAACGAAAACTGCCTGGCCCTTACTTGTGATGTTGGTGTACCAGCCCAAGTAAAAGAACTGTTTAGCGCTATCAAAAATCGCTTTGGACGCATTGATGTACTCTTTAACAATGCTGGCATGGGTGCTCCGGCCATTCCAATGGAAGAGTTAAGTTATGAGCAATGGATGAATGTGGTGAACGCCAATCTTTCCGGTGCCTTTCTCTGCTCTCAAGAAGCAATTCGCATGATGAAGGCGCAATCTCCCCAAGGCGGCAGAATTATTAATAATGGCTCTATTTCTGCTCATGCGCCGCGCCCAATGTCCGCGCCATACACTGCCACTAAGCATGCCATTACCGGCTTAACTAAAGTCATTTCTTTGGATGGTCGCCCATTTAATATTACCTGCGGTCAGATTGATATTGGTAATGCCGGAACCGAAATGACTATTCCGATGGCTGCCGGAATCATGCAAGCAGATGGGTCTAAAAAAGCTGAACCTTTAATGGATGTTGACCATGTAGGTCAAGCAGTCCTTCATATGGCACAACTTCCCTTGGAAAGTAATATTCTGTCCATGACCATTATGGCAAGTAAGATGCCATTTGTAGGTCGTGGTTAA
- the ccmI gene encoding c-type cytochrome biogenesis protein CcmI — protein sequence MTSFLISALLLLIAALFWFLRPLFFKPKELATSRRQMNAAIYREELDKLEAERASGAIDIESYEQAHAEMRQRLFQDTDEPDDLSVMGSPKKTIIGICIFVILLSIGFYVALGDAPRIAEKNAEKPMTKESVDLMVAQFAEKLEKEPDNLQGWAMLARSYRVLGRNVEAQKAYERAGSYVDSDPQLLADYADVIATNNNGNFSGKPMQLLKKALALDPDNLLALWLKGTAAFNAQDYKGAIIAWERLAKQLPADSDEARSINLSIEEARSKGGLAPASKPAISTKGVSGQVDLAPTLKSKLKSGDILMVIARKPGERMPVAVFKTAVTSFPMSFALNDSLAMSPNALISQLSEVSVEVRISKTGMAMPESGDLISAPTTVKVGTSNIQLLVDAVRP from the coding sequence ATGACTAGTTTTTTAATCTCTGCTCTGCTCTTATTGATTGCAGCCTTATTTTGGTTTTTGCGTCCCTTATTCTTTAAGCCAAAAGAGCTTGCTACCTCACGTCGCCAGATGAATGCGGCTATTTATCGTGAGGAGTTAGATAAGTTAGAGGCTGAGCGCGCATCTGGTGCAATTGATATTGAGAGTTATGAACAGGCCCATGCAGAAATGCGTCAGCGCCTGTTTCAAGATACTGATGAGCCTGATGATTTATCTGTGATGGGCTCGCCTAAAAAAACCATCATTGGTATTTGTATTTTTGTCATCCTGCTATCGATTGGTTTTTATGTTGCCTTAGGCGATGCGCCCCGTATTGCTGAGAAAAATGCAGAAAAACCGATGACAAAAGAGTCGGTTGATCTGATGGTTGCGCAGTTTGCAGAAAAACTCGAGAAAGAGCCAGACAATTTACAGGGATGGGCTATGCTAGCTCGCTCCTATCGGGTGCTAGGTCGCAATGTTGAGGCTCAAAAGGCTTATGAGCGTGCCGGGTCATATGTAGATTCAGATCCGCAGTTGTTGGCAGACTACGCTGATGTGATTGCTACTAATAACAATGGCAATTTTTCTGGCAAGCCAATGCAATTACTAAAAAAAGCGCTCGCTCTTGACCCTGATAACTTATTGGCCTTATGGCTGAAAGGCACTGCTGCCTTTAATGCGCAGGACTATAAAGGGGCAATCATTGCGTGGGAACGTTTAGCTAAGCAATTGCCGGCAGACTCTGATGAGGCGCGTTCTATTAATCTTTCCATTGAAGAGGCTCGCTCAAAAGGTGGTCTTGCACCGGCTAGCAAACCTGCAATCAGTACAAAAGGGGTTAGTGGTCAAGTGGATTTGGCCCCGACCCTGAAGTCGAAGTTGAAATCAGGAGACATCTTAATGGTGATTGCCCGTAAACCAGGAGAGCGCATGCCGGTAGCGGTGTTCAAAACTGCAGTGACCTCTTTCCCAATGTCTTTTGCATTAAATGATTCTTTGGCGATGAGCCCTAATGCCTTGATTTCTCAGTTATCAGAAGTATCTGTTGAGGTTCGTATTTCTAAAACTGGCATGGCGATGCCTGAGTCTGGAGATCTGATCTCTGCACCTACAACAGTGAAGGTGGGTACAAGCAACATTCAATTGCTTGTAGATGCAGTGAGACCGTAG